The genomic stretch TCCACTAGGGTACTGCAAGGCTTCGGCGCTTGACATCCAAGTTTCGGCAGTATAAGCCCTAACATCAGAGGTCAGTTTGCGGCTAGCCCTCTTGTCGTCCGTTTTGGTTGCCTTGTAGGTACTTTAATGATCATTCTTTTGGGCAGTTTTAcctttctctttggctttctgAGCCGTGACATTGCCCATTCAATTCACTAGTCAATGAACCCAATGGGTATTTGGTACTGTACTCGGTACAAAGGTACACACTCTCTCATAGGGAGGGTCCTGCTATTATAGTCCGCAGATCTATCGCCTTTCCTAAGAATAGAACGTTCTAGAGGTCTAGCTACCTGAATAGGAGACGTGgttcctcttttttttttttttttttttttttttttccttcctttttctgtttacctttttttctttcttccttaTTTTGATCTTTTTTGAGAAAATCCACCCTCGCAGAGCTCTCCTGCTTGAGGAGTCATTCCATCCCTTAAATGCTGGACGCTAAGGGAGGGATCGGCCTCAGACCCGCCACAACGGTCAACAGGCTAACCAGAAGAATGATAGTACACGGCGTCATTCCCAAGGCTGGTAAAACTCCTGTCATTTTGGGGCCCTGAACTCTCCTTGTCATTGGCACCTAACGGCTTCCGAATACCCCGACCAACGCAGGTGCTAATGTAAGTGGACTGCACGAAGCTTGGACGGATTGGCCAATTGTGATTTCATGCtggttattattatttatgatctttctctctctcttcgtTTCTCTGTTAGCCTCCCCCTTTTCTTAATCTTCCCTCCCCTTTTACCTTCTATTGTGGCCGAGGAGACTAGTAAAGAAGTatcctctttttctttccttatAATCCcgtactgtacggagtactcctATTTTGTTGTAGATCTAAGGGGTATTAATGACTTTTGGGTAAGATCCAGGATGTCGGAAATGGGCTGATCATTCGATGTGCCCAAATTCCCAATTTTCAAGAGGCTCCACATTACTGTCCCTAAATTCCGAGGTTGGAGACTGCACCACTGGGACTGGCCTTTACTAGTCcaggaagggagaaaaagggaaaagaaatctgATACgtaaagggaaaaaaagtaaaaaaaaagctctAATATTCCCAAGGTATTGGGTCCAATCATGAagctcttttcttttcttttctttccttttttctttttgttttagCTCTGTGAGGTAGTATTTTTAACGGGCTATGCGATGCTACCTCGCAAGCTATTGAAGTAGACATCAACTGTCAGTAAGCCGACCACAGAAAGTCTGAATTGACAGATCGAGGTGTCGAGTGAAGATTCAATGCACGAGTAACGTCAGCATTGCAGAATATGTAGATAAGTTTGGATTCGATCGGGTTTGTTGAGTCGGGTCTGAGGGCGCCCATGACGAGTCCAATTCTATGGACCATTATCATCATGTAATAGATAGTAATCCACTCACTCCCAACGATCTATTATTCCTCCAACTTGGTGAGTAAGTTGGTACAGAAAGCCGATAAGAACTTTAGTGTATGGCATGACAGTCTTGACCAGAGATGGACGCGTCGTCTCACTTACTACGGAGGAAGTCTCCTCAAGAGTAGTACCGCGGTTGCGATTTGCTGGGACGAAGCCGTCCCACGATCTGGATTTTGGTAGATCAGCACCTTCTCAGCTGACCGACTTTTAAAGGgaactactactagtagcaaGTAGGCGATTTAGTAGTTCATGAGTACTCCGCACTTGGTATGGCtaagatcatcatcagagGGTGAAGTCAAGTGGGCGATTTAATATCTGCAATCCCTCGAAAGAGGGACTCCCCTCTCGTCAGTAACGAGTGAACATACTTGCTTTCAGGAAATATACTTTGACTATCAGATTCTCCGCAGAATGCGCCGAAATTCCTTCAAGTGCCTTGCCTCACTGGTAAATTagcaaaaaataaaaaacaaaaaagaaagagagagagaaagaaagaaacatttaaaaacaaaataaaagagggaaaaataagagaaacaaacagTCCTTTTGGGATTTCTTCAGTGTACGACCGCGTGTGTGTATGTACCAAGTTTTCCAACCGGACTACTTGCTGGATGGTTCCTCTCGGCTGCAGTGGATGGTTCCGCTCTGTTGGAACTCTTTttagtacggagtacggtAGTTTTTCACTGGTTAGTGGTCACTAAATCTGTACCTTAGgcctcttttccctctctccaACTCCACCGCGCCGCGCCTCCTCCACTCTTTTCATCCCGTTCTTTTTTTAATGATCACTGTTTACGTCGTTCTTACTGGTACTTTTCCTACTGATATTattccttcctcttcacgGTACTTACATTCGTtcgatttctctcttctcctacctttttccttttctggttGTTTTCCGAATATCTACTACCATCTTCCCTACGAcacagcaaagaaaagaaaaatccccCCCATGTCCCGTCGCCTGTACACGAACGTTTGATCTTTCCAATCGTACCGAGTCTGGTCATGTCGTGTCACAAGAACGGACTGCGATCCCGGCTGAGGCTGTTAATGCTCTCTTATACTATCTAGAATTTTTTCGACTCGGTGGATGAAAGGTTCTATATTTGCCATCCGTAAGGGGAGGGGCGCTCGTCTGGTCCTTGGTGAGAAGCGGCGTGTGCTGGGTACACTACCTTATCCGACATGGAGCTGAATACGTCGCTCGTCGAGTCGCCCGGTGGGAAACCTGGTCATGCACAAGGCAAATCGATAACAGCTTTACTCGAACGTAACTTCGGTTCGAATACGCAGAGCAGTCTGGAGGACAAGAATGCGACATGCACTTTGCGACGCGCCCACACAGTGGCACAGGGAAAGAACGTGGGTGAGAAAACAAAAGTGGGCTCGAAGACAGCAAGGGAGAGAATAGCAACCTCGTTTCTACGGGTGAAGGATAGCCATGAATTGCTTCGGAAGCGTTCCTCTAAACGACTTGACGCCCCGGCCTCTCCACGTGATACGCCTGCAGCAGCGAGGGAACCGAACCATTTCACGGTTGGAAATGTTGGTCAGAATGGAAAGATTTTCCTGAGGTAAGGCCAGGTTGTAATTCGCCAGGACCCGTGCGACAGGTGTTACAGACTGAACAGAAAACTAACCAGTGCGCTTACCTATTAGACCGATTCGTAACCAGTCTCTCAAGGAACCTCGTCCGCAGCCCTTTGCTCCGTCCGTCGACCAATCTAAAGGCGAGCACGTCCACTCGCGCGGACTCGATGCTCATGGAGTGGACGAACCTTCGCGGTGGTCCAATTCGCAGCTCTCGGAGCTGCGCCCGGAACTCATACCTGAAGAAACGTGCGACGACGGTCAGTCGATCAAAACAGAATCGACGCGATCTGGACCATATCGTTCCCTCCGCCGTCCGCGTCCCAGAGCGCGCTCTTTTTCAACAATCTCGGAGCAGGGATCAACCTTTCGTGCAGGAGCCAACGGGGAATTCCGTATCTTCATTGATCGACCGGAGGACCGACCCAAGTCTGCAGATGGATCTTTACGCCCAACCCTGGGGACCTCCATACCTCATTACGGCTGGGACTTTTCCTATTATGGTGCCGATGGAAGCACTCCCCTGTACAATTCTATATACTCGAGGGCCTCATTATCCGACAACTTTCTCGCCGCGCGCTTCTTGCGGGAAAGTATGAACCCTGGCCCGATCTCTGATGTTTATTTTAGCCAACCAGATAGGCCGTCCTTTGCCGCCTCAATGTTCTCGGGAACACCTGCTATAGAGTTAACCCGGGGCTCTACTGCCACCGACAAACCAATTTTATACGAGCTAAAGGAGCCCATTGAGCCGTCCATCTTCGAGAATTTGGTTTTACAGATGGATGATGATACGGTGGTTCGGTATGTTCCTCGTACCAAGGATATCAGCGCTGCTACCCCGGCCCGCATCGTCGCCCAGATATCGTCCGAATCTTTCATGGATTATGAATTGGTTTCGGATTTCTTCCTCACCTTTCGTTCCTATCTTTCCGCCAGCTCTCTCCTCGCTCTTTTGCTTGCACGTCTGCAATGGGCGATTAACCGCCTGCAAGACGATGGGAGAATCATTCGTATTCGCACGTTTGCAGCTCTTCGACATTGGATCTTGAATTACTTTGTCGATGATTTCATTCCCGACTATGACCTTAGGGTTCGTTTCTGTGAAACGATCAATCGTATGTATGATAATGTCAAGGCTCGAGAAGGTGGTGGAACGAGTGATTCAAAGATTCTCATCGACCTCAAACGATGCTGGTATGGAAGATGTTCTGCCTACTGGGATTTTCAGGACCAACACATCGCATATCACACCCCTGACTACCTCATTGTTCCGGGAGGTGATGAACAGCTAGCGACAAGCTGTGCTGAAAGCCAACTGAGAATGGTGCGTACTACAAGTGGCCAGGACCGTGAAGGCCGGCCTCGGCCACCACATGTGCGGAATGATTCATCAGCTACAGCCAAGAGTATGCCAGTTTCGGCGGACAGTGACCGGAGTATTCACGCAACGTCGTGTTCGCTACCACCTAAATCTCCCAAACGCCTCTCGATGGCAATCATGGACACCAAGGGCCCACATCCAGTGCCTCTTGCGCCTTTGAAACCAGTGGGGTCCCTGCAGGATCCCCCTACTTCTTCCCCAGTCACATCGAGGCGCTTTCCCTTCCATAGCCATGCACATAAGCGAAGTGGTAGCTTCTCAGATTCTGCGCGGGACGGCAGAGCGCCTTTATCTTTGCTCAAGCTCGACTCCCAAGGGAACCTCTCAGCCCCGGATACCTTGAACCTCGGTAGCTTAATACGCGGTGAGCTATATGCTCCGGCTGAGTCGTATATGACAATGATGGCCCCGCCGTCCCCCCCTCTGCCGTCGTCTTCTGGCACGGACCGGCGAAGCCAACCTGAGGAGACAACCAAGCCTGCTACTTCGAGTTCTGGCGTTAAGACGATCATTGGGTCGATTCGCCGTGCTCTGAATGGCAGAAATGGGGGCCAAGGTACCTCTACGCGGAACACTAACGGGCCCTTCGCCCTGTCAACTCGAGGCAAAACGTCAGCTATGCCAACAAATGTCGCGTTTGGTTCGGATTACTACCGAGACAGAAAGGCAGCGACCGCGGCCAAGAAACCGACGAGAATCGATATCCTGTGTGATAGGTCGTTGCAGCAGTATCACCGTGCCCTTGCTGGGTATGCCGATGCCAAAGAAGTTGATCCAGTTCAGGAGGCGGGTACTCTGCGGTCCAGAAGATCCTGGCTCGCCGGCGTGGATGTCGATGAACTTGACCACCCGGTCCTTCGGCCTGACCAAGGTCGAGCTAAAAGCGTATTAACGGGTGGCAGTAAATCTATCGTCATCGTTGATGACACTGGTCTGAGAAGTCCTCTCATGTCGGGCGCCGTTGGTCTGGAACAACCCCCTGGCTTTCTGAACGGAGAGAATTCAACCACTACCCCGAGagctgcttctttctatccTCAATCCCAAAGATCAACAGTTGCCGGCGATCAATATACGTTGCCCATATATTTTGACGACATGGACTCTAGATCGTTAAGCAGAGCCTCCCAGTCTCTCCGTCCGCCAGGCCTCTTTGCATCACAAAGATCTAGCTCTGTAGGGCGTGGATCGACATCCTGGAAAAGGACGTCACCATCACTTCGTCTTCGCAAGTATGCTTCTTTCCAGAGCGGAATATCAAGACAGCGTCTAGCAGTGGTCGCCGAGCCAGATCTTCCGAGTCTAGACCAAGGCTCGCAGGGAAATCTTGAGAAACCGGCTGGTCCGACACTTCGCAGACGGCCTGGTGGAGATCTACGTCAGATGCGAGATGGCCTTGGCAGTCCATTACGCTCACATCCAGCGTCTTTTATGTCAAATACCACCTACCGAAGTTCTACCGCTGGTAGCGGAGCCACTTACACAACGGATGTCCATTCCAGGCCTCTAACCCATTTAATTCCTCCTAACCCCCGATTCTCCCTTCTACAAACACATTCATCACAGGACCTAAGGCGGTCATTTGAGGCAGCCATCGCGCAGTTTGCGCAAATCCcagacgacgacgacgggGGAGTCGAGTCAGCATTGATGAAGCTTGAAGGCAAATGGACAGGAGGGTCCACTGACACTGCTGCCGAGCCACAGCAAAGCACCCAGGTTCAAGGTAGTGCACGTGAACAAGAGTTCTACGACACTCATACTCGCGCGGTATGGGACGCTGGGGTCCATAGACGCCAAACCTTGGCCAGCGAAAGTTCGACTTATTCGCACTTTCGAGGGCGCAGTGTTCCTCGCAGACCTTATTCCGAGTCTCTCGCAGAGTCGGAAGACTCGTACAGCTCTATACCTCTTCTTGAGCGTGGACTGAGCGATGAATCAATGAAAAAGCCTAGTCAGAGCCGAACCAGTTCACATCAAGCTGCGCCTGGTCGAGTCCAGCCGAGTGATGCTTCAAGTAAATACACATGGGATACAGAATCATCCCACCCTTCCTTCGATATCGTCAAGGAGAGCGAGAGTATTAAGCGCATTCCACGAGGGTCAACATTCCCGGCACCTCACGGCTTCAGTCACCGTCTCTCTGGCCTTTCTGAAGATTCAGCTGACTTAATCGATTCCCACGAGGCGGCCGATCAACGGCTTTCATTGTATACTGACAGCATGAGCCGATCGTCGTTAGGTATACCACGCCATCCTCTCGCACACCCGCCCACTCCTCCAATGACCATACAACATCGATCTGTGGCCTCTTGTGCATCCCCCTTGAATCCTGCTCTTTTCCAGGCCCCACCCTTGACACCAGATCCATCTCCTAGTCGAAACATCGAGCCAGTGCACGTTCGAGCAATAGATACACAACACGTCTCCAGCGATGTTCTTTCTCGGTCAGAATGGGACCGTCAACATCAGTATCCCGGACCTGACCATGTgcctttcatcctctcttgtGAATCTCAAACTCTCGCCCAACAGTTGACGATAATAGAAATGGCTGCACTTAGTGAAATCGACTGGAAGGATCTTGTTGACATGAGATGGAGTAGCGGATCTCCCTCGTCGGTGAGCTGGGTGCAATTTCtcatggaagaagagcgccGGGGCATCGATCTTGTGGTGGGACGTTTCAACTTAATGGTGAAATGGATTCTCTCTGAAATCGTTCTCACACGCAATATCCATGAGCGGGCTCGCACTATAACCAAGTTCATCCATACGGCTGCACATGCCAGACGCATGTGTAATTATGCGACCATGCTTCAGATTGCTATTGCGCTATCTTCTACGGACTGCTCTCGGCTTCAAAAAACTTGGGGACTTGTGCCATCTGAAGATAGAGGTCTCTTGAAAGATATGGAAGTGCTTATCCAGCCAGTGCGGAATTTCCATGACCTTCGTGTCGAAATGGAAACAGCAAATGTACAAGAGGGCTGCATTCCCTTTGTTGGTAAGTTCCATTTTTTAGCCCACAGATAGTCTGAGAACGAAGATTAATCGGAGAATAggtttgtatgtacatgACCTTACATACAATTCTCAGAAGCCGGCACAGGTTGCAGCCCATGGCGGAGAGCCTTTGATCAACTTCGAACGCTACCGCACGACCGCCAAGATAGTGAAAAGTCTTCTTCGCTTGATTGATGCTAGTACTAAGTACACATTCGCGCCGGTGCAGGGCATTATCGAACGCTGTCTTTGGATTGCATCGCtctcggaagaagaaatccaaaCTCATAGCAAGCAGCTTGAGTAATCGATCATCATTGCCCGGCAAGAATTCACGAGATTAGATGAAACGGGAGAAACCAGACGTCACATTTGATCCCTTCGAAGTATACCCGATATAATACCCATTCATAATACCCGAGCCTTTTGCTTTGTGCGATTGATATTTGTTAACGACTTTGTTATTTGTGATCATGAACTGCGAACACATGTACATTATATACTTGCATCGGTCTGCCTGTCTGCCTGTCTGCctgtctttttatttttcatttttcatttttgtgCTGTTTTGGTCGTTAAAACCTTGGGGGATTGTTGTTATATGAGTATTTGATCTGATATTGGTTCGGGCCTGAAGTTACTTCTGCGAGCATTAGCGTTGTTGATATGGGATCCAATGGGTCGAAAGCATGAGCGTCAAGCGCCTTTTGTTTTGAATTATGGTTCTTATTTCATCTATATAAATCAAACGTTGCCCATCTATCTAAAACATGGCGCCGGAGACAACTCCGGGTGGAGATGTCTGGGAAATCAGGCATTCCAGAAAGCTGCATGACTGGCCGTGTTGATCTACGTAGTCAGTCCTCGGCCAGGAACATCCCAATCTCCTTGGCCGTCCACTCTACGCCTCCCGAACCCATTCAGTCCTTCTCTCGTCctaaaaaaggaagaggacaatATCCTCCATTGCtaccattctcttctcctccatggAGCTAGTACCCCTTTCACGGTCCCTTTTGCTCTTTGTtggttcttgaagctggcTTGATTCTCCGTCATTATGGATTCGACCGCTTCCCTCCGCGGGGCTTCGGACGAGCTCGACCGCAACGGTAGTGATCCTGACCTGGTTCACACTCACAAGAAGCAACTTTCTCAAGAGCTTCCGGATGATTTACCCAAGTCTTTGGACGACCGTCGTTCCTTTCCCGTGATTCAACCCGAGACTGAGATGTATGATGGTTGGCAAGGTTCGCAACTTCTTCCCCGCTGTACGGTCGCGTAGGCTGCAGGAACTAAAGATAGTTCCCGAGACCACGGACACTTCCCCCAACTTTATATACAAAGAGTATCGCGTTACTCTGTCGTGCTCAAGCCAAAAGACTTGAAGACGAAAGAATGCTGACCTCGGTCCCTTCTCACCCTAGGCCAATCCCAGTTTCTCACGACGCCTGTGGCCGCGAAACCGTTGAGCTTCAGTCTCGCCCTGGACGATCACTCGCATGATGACGAACATAGTTTACAGGCCCAGTATGGACGGGGCCTTGCGGCTGCGGTGGATGACGATAATGAGTCGACTACCACGGCTCGGCTGGAGGATAGCGATGCCcggctgatggagatgctCGCTGCGCAGGCGGCTCATCGGGAAGTAGATTCACTGGGAGCGGATGAAGAATCAATCGCAATGGACGAAAAGCTATCGGcgacagaaaagaaggatatttTACAACGAAGTTTGAACATGGCTGCGAGCAACGGCGATGTAGAACGTGTGCGCAAATTGGTACAGGGCAAAGCGAAAGATTATGTGGATGTGAACCTGCCAGATGAGGAGGGGACCGTGCCGTTAATATATGCCAGTTGCTTTGTATGTAATCCATTCCCTCGTTTCTGCTGTTTATTCATTGCGATTACCGCGGCTGACTGGATCCAGGGGCACCAAGACGTAGTTTCAGCCCTTTTAAACGCAGGTGCCAATGTTGACCAGCAGGATCGCAATCAATGGAGCGCCTTGATGTGGGCCATGACAAACAGACACAAGACGATTGCGAAGATTCTTCTCGACCACGGAGCGTCGCCGGATATCAAGTCCTCGTCTGGGGGCACTGCGTTTGATTTCGCGCAGCCGGGAAGCGAGATTTCGGAATACCTGCATGAGAATGGCTATCATTTTGGTCCTACTGtgattgaagatgattttTACGACGCTGGTTTGGCGCACGGGCGGTTCGAGGAGGAACTTGCGGAGActgaaatgaaaagaaggatgatgatggaagagaGTGCTATTAATCTGGAAGTTGATCTATCGAGCCTGGGGCTCGATGAGAAATATGATGTAAGTGTATAGCTTTACCTACATATGAAGGAGCTGATTCTGAACTGTCTAGCAGGCActcgatgaggaagagctggaagaagaacaacaggAATTTGTCTGGGATCGATGCCTGAACGACCAAATGTTCGTCTTCCAGGAGAGCGAACTAGAGAGGATCCTAGACATAATCATCACCAACATGACTCCGCAGCG from Aspergillus oryzae RIB40 DNA, chromosome 1 encodes the following:
- a CDS encoding mitotic regulator LTE1 (Ras1 guanine nucleotide exchange factor): MELNTSLVESPGGKPGHAQGKSITALLERNFGSNTQSSLEDKNATCTLRRAHTVAQGKNVGEKTKVGSKTARERIATSFLRVKDSHELLRKRSSKRLDAPASPRDTPAAAREPNHFTVGNVGQNGKIFLRPIRNQSLKEPRPQPFAPSVDQSKGEHVHSRGLDAHGVDEPSRWSNSQLSELRPELIPEETCDDGQSIKTESTRSGPYRSLRRPRPRARSFSTISEQGSTFRAGANGEFRIFIDRPEDRPKSADGSLRPTLGTSIPHYGWDFSYYGADGSTPLYNSIYSRASLSDNFLAARFLRESMNPGPISDVYFSQPDRPSFAASMFSGTPAIELTRGSTATDKPILYELKEPIEPSIFENLVLQMDDDTVVRYVPRTKDISAATPARIVAQISSESFMDYELVSDFFLTFRSYLSASSLLALLLARLQWAINRLQDDGRIIRIRTFAALRHWILNYFVDDFIPDYDLRVRFCETINRMYDNVKAREGGGTSDSKILIDLKRCWYGRCSAYWDFQDQHIAYHTPDYLIVPGGDEQLATSCAESQLRMVRTTSGQDREGRPRPPHVRNDSSATAKSMPVSADSDRSIHATSCSLPPKSPKRLSMAIMDTKGPHPVPLAPLKPVGSLQDPPTSSPVTSRRFPFHSHAHKRSGSFSDSARDGRAPLSLLKLDSQGNLSAPDTLNLGSLIRGELYAPAESYMTMMAPPSPPLPSSSGTDRRSQPEETTKPATSSSGVKTIIGSIRRALNGRNGGQGTSTRNTNGPFALSTRGKTSAMPTNVAFGSDYYRDRKAATAAKKPTRIDILCDRSLQQYHRALAGYADAKEVDPVQEAGTLRSRRSWLAGVDVDELDHPVLRPDQGRAKSVLTGGSKSIVIVDDTGLRSPLMSGAVGLEQPPGFLNGENSTTTPRAASFYPQSQRSTVAGDQYTLPIYFDDMDSRSLSRASQSLRPPGLFASQRSSSVGRGSTSWKRTSPSLRLRKYASFQSGISRQRLAVVAEPDLPSLDQGSQGNLEKPAGPTLRRRPGGDLRQMRDGLGSPLRSHPASFMSNTTYRSSTAGSGATYTTDVHSRPLTHLIPPNPRFSLLQTHSSQDLRRSFEAAIAQFAQIPDDDDGGVESALMKLEGKWTGGSTDTAAEPQQSTQVQGSAREQEFYDTHTRAVWDAGVHRRQTLASESSTYSHFRGRSVPRRPYSESLAESEDSYSSIPLLERGLSDESMKKPSQSRTSSHQAAPGRVQPSDASSKYTWDTESSHPSFDIVKESESIKRIPRGSTFPAPHGFSHRLSGLSEDSADLIDSHEAADQRLSLYTDSMSRSSLGIPRHPLAHPPTPPMTIQHRSVASCASPLNPALFQAPPLTPDPSPSRNIEPVHVRAIDTQHVSSDVLSRSEWDRQHQYPGPDHVPFILSCESQTLAQQLTIIEMAALSEIDWKDLVDMRWSSGSPSSVSWVQFLMEEERRGIDLVVGRFNLMVKWILSEIVLTRNIHERARTITKFIHTAAHARRMCNYATMLQIAIALSSTDCSRLQKTWGLVPSEDRGLLKDMEVLIQPVRNFHDLRVEMETANVQEGCIPFVGLYVHDLTYNSQKPAQVAAHGGEPLINFERYRTTAKIVKSLLRLIDASTKYTFAPVQGIIERCLWIASLSEEEIQTHSKQLE